In Flavobacterium gelatinilyticum, a genomic segment contains:
- a CDS encoding RNA polymerase sigma-70 factor, with the protein MEINIVLEELQKQNKTVYKNVFDRFYKELVIYANNFLFDQQASEDVVQDVFISLWENAQTIDIKTSLKAYLFAMVRNRCLNYLKSIKITDDLNLIDLNSMIILDEDLDLISEEEKSIVYNHILKVIDTFPVSMQEVFKLKFIENFSYNEIADELNISVNTVKTQLQRAKTKISQSLVVILALFSIRP; encoded by the coding sequence TTGGAAATAAATATTGTTTTAGAAGAACTCCAAAAACAAAATAAAACTGTTTATAAAAATGTCTTTGATCGTTTTTATAAAGAGCTGGTTATCTATGCCAATAATTTTTTGTTTGATCAGCAGGCCAGTGAAGATGTAGTACAGGACGTTTTTATCTCACTTTGGGAAAACGCACAGACTATCGATATTAAAACATCATTAAAAGCCTATTTGTTTGCGATGGTCCGCAACAGATGTCTCAACTATCTTAAATCTATAAAAATTACCGACGACTTAAACCTGATTGATCTAAATTCCATGATTATTTTAGATGAAGATCTGGATTTAATTTCTGAAGAAGAAAAAAGCATTGTCTACAATCATATCTTAAAAGTGATTGATACTTTTCCCGTAAGCATGCAGGAAGTTTTTAAACTTAAGTTTATAGAAAACTTCAGTTATAATGAAATTGCAGACGAGTTGAATATCTCTGTAAATACAGTAAAAACCCAGCTTCAGAGAGCCAAAACAAAGATCAGCCAGTCATTGGTTGTTATTCTGGCGTTATTTTCGATCCGCCCGTAA
- a CDS encoding FecR family protein, whose product MDFKLIIKKINDTLSPEEESIFTAWYNESDANREYFERVQSNYQSDLEPEDINLNSAWNTIDKIISPETNRRSYYKYAIAASVALLIGIGYYTTQTNTSVKNVNTKTENAVVEKEKQKEKNSDEIILTLSDGSKVVLNNQKNGVVASQEDIVITKDKDGQIRYEDNNAAHKGKVSFNTLVTPNGKTFQIALPDGTVVWMNAGSSLKYPTYFEGNERSVVLTGEAYFEVTRNEKMPFKVLSNGQEVEVLGTHFNIRAYENEPVLKTTLLEGKIKITEGSNSALVKPGQQIVVSVDKHSMRTKEVNTELAVAWKNRLFYFENARYDEIMREIERWYDVEVIYKGKIPDERFEGAIQKDLKLNQVLKMLESKDIHFKISGKEVIVTQ is encoded by the coding sequence ATGGATTTTAAACTGATCATAAAGAAAATAAACGATACTCTCAGCCCCGAAGAAGAATCAATTTTTACTGCATGGTACAATGAGTCAGACGCAAACAGGGAATATTTTGAAAGAGTACAAAGTAATTATCAAAGCGATCTTGAGCCGGAAGATATTAATCTGAACTCGGCCTGGAATACGATTGATAAAATTATCAGTCCGGAAACAAACAGAAGATCGTATTATAAATATGCGATTGCGGCTTCTGTGGCTCTTCTTATCGGAATTGGATATTATACGACACAAACGAACACTTCGGTTAAAAATGTAAATACCAAAACTGAAAACGCTGTTGTTGAAAAGGAAAAACAAAAAGAAAAAAACAGCGATGAAATTATCCTGACGCTTTCGGATGGTTCAAAAGTAGTTTTGAATAATCAGAAAAACGGTGTTGTAGCGAGTCAGGAAGATATCGTAATTACAAAAGACAAAGACGGACAGATTCGTTACGAGGATAATAACGCGGCGCACAAAGGAAAAGTAAGCTTTAATACTTTGGTTACACCAAACGGAAAAACATTTCAAATTGCACTTCCGGACGGAACAGTGGTCTGGATGAATGCGGGATCGTCTTTAAAATACCCAACTTATTTTGAAGGAAACGAAAGATCGGTTGTTTTAACCGGAGAAGCTTATTTTGAAGTAACGCGTAATGAAAAAATGCCTTTTAAAGTTTTATCAAATGGTCAGGAAGTAGAGGTTTTAGGAACGCACTTTAATATTAGAGCGTATGAAAACGAACCGGTATTGAAAACTACTTTGTTAGAAGGAAAAATAAAAATTACCGAAGGAAGCAATTCGGCTTTAGTAAAACCGGGCCAGCAGATTGTTGTTTCTGTTGACAAACATTCTATGCGCACCAAGGAAGTTAATACAGAACTGGCCGTAGCATGGAAAAACAGATTGTTTTATTTTGAAAATGCGAGATACGACGAAATCATGCGTGAAATCGAAAGATGGTATGATGTTGAGGTAATCTACAAAGGAAAAATTCCGGATGAGCGTTTTGAAGGCGCAATCCAAAAAGACCTAAAATTAAATCAGGTATTAAAAATGCTTGAAAGCAAAGATATTCACTTTAAAATTTCAGGGAAGGAGGTGATTGTGACACAGTAG